The DNA segment GCAAATCAAGCAAATTACAAACCTGGCCAAGCTGTTTCTCTGTGCCCATTAATCCACTGCTTAGAGGCAAGATCCTCTGAAGGACGCAGCCTATGAAGGTGGGTCCTTAGGATGACTGGAAGGACAGGCTGAACCTGTGCCTACTCCACTAATGGCACAGTCACACACCAGTTTCAACAAAGGCTGAAACTGGTGGTTCATTTGGGTGCTTCCAATGTCAGAAAGTTTAACATCTAGCATTAGGAAACTGCTGACAAAGGTTAAGTATTAGTGGTAGACTTGAAAGTTTAATAATACCCATGTTTATAGTACAAGTTGTGTCATTTCAGTTCAACATACAATGGACACTAATGTGTAAGGTAAACTGTTAATATATGGATACAACATTAATTCTCCTGTAAGATGTGTGATTAAAACATATGTAGTCAGCTGATAAGACAAACAGTGGTGTTCATATCAGGCTTTCATGATTCAAACCTTGTAGGCGCTTTTTCAGAGGTGAAATATTTATGAGTGGGCaccatttaaatggaaataccTGGTAAATCTGACTTGGTCACATGATATTTCACAACTTTACAAGTTGACAAGAACCTCAATTGCCTGCCACCTAAGCTATATGAGATACCGAGGACTGTAACAGATATATCATTTTGGGGCCATATTTCTCAACTGCATttgaaaaaaggacaaatgCAGTTGTCTAGCTATGGTGTTTTACATGTAGAAATGCTGACTTAAGAGGAtctaaccctaacaccccccctccctctgcccTTTGGCCTTCCCACTTTAActctgttttcttctctgtttccCAGGTCAGGAACAGTGTGCTTAGATGTCATCAACCAGACATGGACAGCCCTTTATGGTTAGTGGCTCGGCTGCGTCGTATGTGTCCATATTAAGTTTCCTCACTGGGGTCTGTGTGATTATGTGTGAAGAACTTGACACAGTGCCATCAGCACCAAAAAGGTGGCTGCCGGGACCCCTCGCCAGCAAATGCGGGCACATTAAGCAGTGGTGCAGAATTGTCCCTAATCTACTTACTGGGGGGGAGAAGTGAACACTAACGAGGTAATACCCTCACCCAGCAAGGTCAGAACACATTCAACTTTGACAGGAATGATTTATTGTCAGTCAGCTGTGAGGGACAGGGACATGCTCACATACTCTCAATGGCAGTGATTGTACttactgtttcttctttctgtgtATCACTCTGCTGTTCTCCATGTCCCCACGCCCTTCCCCATGTACATTTCCCCATTAATACCTCATTACAGCCCCTCCACACAGCTAAGATAGCTGGTGAGCAATATAAACGGCTTTACAGTAATACCCTTAGCAAATATTTCAGCATCCCAccctatttatttttaatggtgTTCTGGGTTTAAATGTGAAAGCCCTTTAATAATGGTTAAGTAATTTCACTCAGTAAATTAACTCTGATTGAGTGAACTCAGATAATCAAGTGAGGTAGGTTGCACAATTCTTCTTAAATCAGGTAAGACCCTTTGGGGAGCCACATTTCTGTATCACCTTTGTGTAAAATGCTGCAGATGTTGTGGGGAGTATTTGGGGGGAAAAATCAGATTGGACAAACACATGGAAAGAATAGGCTAATCAACCCCACATTGTGTGTAATGACTCTGCAAAAGGAACGCAAACAAAAGGAGCTGATTAAATCATCTAAACATGATAATACTGTACAATAGACTGTAGGAAGTATTTGTTTTCACAATTTGAATGGGTCCAGTGGTGACACCTAGGAGTTGGGAGCAGAACTGCAGGTTTTCTGACTAGGCCTCAGCACTAAGAGAAAGCTGAGGCCTGCTAGCAGAGAGCTAGTGAAAGGGATTAGTCTGTTTCTAGCCTCTGAGAGGTTATCGGGCTGAGGATTTTACATTTGTAGCCAAAGattctttgtgtatttttgtattgtcaGCAGTGACTGACATCCATGCAAATTGATTGTGATCTTCAGCGGTGCACTGGAACACTTTTCATGTGGCAGATTAACAGAAGCAGGTGTTTTATATTACACATGCAGCACcacaagtttggacacactctctctttcaagTGAATGGGATAGATTACTGGTTAGATTTCACACAATCCTGGGTTATATTGTctgtttacatgtttatttcAGTAGGTAAAGTTTGATATTGTTCTTTCTCTCCAGATCTGACCAACATCTTTGAGTCGTTCCTGCCCCAGCTGCTGGCTTACCCAAACCCCATCGACCCTTTGAATGGAGACGCAGCTGCCATGTACCTTCACCGGCCAGAGGAGTACAAGCAGAAAATCAAAGgttcagtttaatttaaaaaatctgtggGGTCTTGATCCCAGATATCTTACATTCTTAATTAATTACACagctgggaaaaaaaactgcCTTTTCTTCTATTCTCtaacaacagcaacagaaaaatTGCCCTTTGGGAGTTTTGGCTATGTCTGATGACACTTGTCTGATGACACTCTcctctgttttctcctccacagagtACATCCAGAAATATGCAACAGAGGAGGCTctgaaggagcaggaggagggggctgGCGACTCTTCATCTGAAAGCTCCATGTCTGATTTCTCAGAAGACGAGGCCCAGGACATGGAGTTGTAGTGAAAGGAGGGCTCCCCCATCCCGCCCCCTCCTTTTAACCCCCACAGAGACTATATTTGATTTCCTAACCATGAGAAAGCAGacttataatattcatatttaaacaagttgatttttttattattattattattactactaaaCAAGGATTTTTATGGATATCTAGCCTTTGGTGTGTTTGACAGACACCCCTCCCATTCTGTAGCTGTTTTTCCCCACACAGATTGCTTTCATATTCTCTCCCTGTCATCTCTGCATTTTTAAGGTGTGTCACGTAGTCATAGCCAGAAAAAAAACTTCCCCCGTGAActgctcattttgttttttcaaatttcactttttaaaatatatctttCCAGTTTGACCTgaattctgattttttttttctttgtctttttccattATACCAATAGATTCTGACCGATGATTTGTTAGTTGCTCCACTGTAGAGCTGCTTAGGTCTTGCTTGCCTTGGGTGCACAGCTCTCAAATATCATCCTGTAGTCAAGACAGTATTTATTAAGATGTACAAAGACACAAGATATCTGATTATacttaacataaaaataaaaaagtgttacACCAATAGACAGTGTAAAAAGTTACCCTAATTGCTTCGTAAAGCATCTTTTTCAACATATTGATTGAGGCATgtcaggacaaaaaaaaaggcttttcagTTTGCTACCTTGGCTGTTACTTAACTTTGTTACTCTTTGTCgacctgctgcagctgcctGTCAATGTGTGCCGCTGTGCAGTGCAAGATAAATACTGAACAAGGTTCTTGCCTTAGggaaaaatatacacacatatatacatacatgtctTATCAAAGGGTGAGTGATAATATGGTGAAAAAGACATATTTTGGGTGCTTTGAGTGTTGATCTGTTTGGATGTACACTAGTTGCACAGACTGTACTGAAGAGTTGTGCATGAAGGCAATGAAGATGGCTCCACTCTGAGGCATTTGTGGAGATTCTGGTCAGACTCAGTTGGTATTAtgggaaataaaaaatagataagAGCTACTCTTTAACCATTGGACCATATGAATTTAATAATTCATGCAACTTGCACTGGTTTTCTGTCAGGAGGCACCTTAAAACACGGGTAGCAAACATTCTGATCGTGCAGGATTCGAATCAGTTACGATCGTGTACTCCTGctattaaacaaaaatgtatcctCATTAGTGGTCATTAACAACCTTCATGACTGAGTATTGAAATCCCCTATTCAGGTGACACTGGATTTAGGAAACCAGCGCCAAACTCTGTTGTAATGTTggtgaaaagaaacaaaaatggtCATATGGTTATTGAGCGGATCTGAGTGAAAATGAAGAATGATATGTGGAGCTAGATTCGGGTTAGTGTTGTATCGGTCCTCCTTACATTCCGCCGTTACCTGGAGTTCACTCCAATGCATGCCCCTTCATATTGGTCTGACCTGTGGTATGTACACCGACTGCATCGACTGGACTGCCTACCAGAATTGCTATTTGGATTACTAGTTTGAAGAAATAGGACCCGATATATGACATTTAGGCTTGTAGCAATTTTTATTGAGGGGAATTATTTTGACATTGATTTGATATGTACAGATTtgacttcttaaaaaaaaaaaaaaactctgatgTCATTCATTGTTGATTCAATGTGAAAGGGGGAATATGTAAATCCATGATGAGTGGAAAGAGATTGCAATCGcagctttgatttttttttggactgtttTTCCTACTTTATTTCTtgtacttttcacttttttgccCGATGGGGGGGTCAACAcgtttggatttttttgtttttttgtgtacagCATCTACCTTGTACAGTGATAAAGACACCTCTCTGTAGCCTCTTGGAAAAGTCAGTGTTGAACCCGAAACACTGAGCAGGCGTCGCTTGTTGAGGCAAATATGGCAGTCGAACTACCTAGAAAACCTTGAAATGTATTCACTTCAGAGATAgcagtaacaaaaaaaatcactggcTGCTTTGTTGCAGATTGTGGATCCCAAGTGGGAGATTCACAGCTGAATCATAGCAGGGGAGGGGATCACCTTATCACCTCTGATCTCAACTCCCCTCTCCTGTGCCTCATCACTAAAGGAAGGTGACCATTGAGGAAGTCCCCAAAACCATGTTTCCAAAAAGCCATGAAGGTGGACAAATAACtagaaaagcacatttttttcaCAATACACTATTCTTCACCTCCTTCTGCTATTTGATCCTGTATTACAGTTGTGATTTGATATATCTAAATCTTCACCCTGTTGCAGATTAGGGGAATAACCCAGGGCTGAGTGGCATTGGGTTTCTTTGAGCTAATGTAGGCTTGTTAGACTTTTATGGCTCAGGTTTGAAATACATGAGTTTGGTTGTATCTTGCATAGTGATTAACATTTTGCACCCAAAAAGGTATTGAAAGGATGGATATCATGCTAATATTTGTTGAACTGTGTTTTTTGACATGTCAGGATAGTTAGTTTTGCTGGGTGGTGACTTCAACTTAACAACATAATATGCTATATGGCTGTATTACAGATAGAGTTAGCTAGTTTGGTATACTTACCTGATAAAAGCATTCATTGCTCATCTGACTTTTAGTTAGTGTCTGTTGTGTGATAATATGTAAGATACTCCATAGACATGCCTACTTGTCCTCCTGCAGATTCAGAGTTGTACAGATGAGTGTGAGTGATTTCAAACTAGGGTGACGTTTGACTTGTAGAGAGCCTGATAGATCTAACTGTACAGAAATCAAAAGTGTGGTTCAGCCCCCTTTTACAAGACATTGGATTTTCTACAAAGGCCACATTGACTTAAAACATGATTCTGTGCTCGTAATTCTCACCATATTTtgaattttgatttaaaaactgaGATGCGGTCcttggtttgtttttaatttccaGTATTTATCAGAAGAGTTTGACTGTTTAAAGCTACAGGATAATACATTCTCTCCTTCAGCTTTGGGGGAGCATTGAGGATATAGCTCGAGGTTAGCTTCCAGCAGGATTGCGGCCATTTTTAATTGGACCTGTGTGATATTAGAC comes from the Scomber japonicus isolate fScoJap1 chromosome 23, fScoJap1.pri, whole genome shotgun sequence genome and includes:
- the ube2h gene encoding ubiquitin-conjugating enzyme E2 H, with product MSSPSPGKRRMDTDVVKLIESKHEVTILSGLNEFVVKFFGPQGTPYEGGVWKVRVDLPDKYPFKSPSIGFMNKIFHPNIDEASGTVCLDVINQTWTALYDLTNIFESFLPQLLAYPNPIDPLNGDAAAMYLHRPEEYKQKIKEYIQKYATEEALKEQEEGAGDSSSESSMSDFSEDEAQDMEL